From one Streptomyces mobaraensis genomic stretch:
- a CDS encoding glycosyltransferase — MTDALATAALTNGAPTTGALAPGTLTTDASTTDGALIGGLPLDELLLWSSIAIIVMAGVYNTSLFLISRRRFRRARGPREQRCYVFLLACLNEEKVLAESLARITALPARNTLALVIDDASDDRTADIARAACAAHPGTVHLLQRHLPNARKGKGAALNAGIAHLRSSGLLDGRDPRDVIVCVVDADGRLDPHVVQAVDPYFDNPRTGGTQIGVRMYNRHKGLLARLQDMEFVIYGDIFQSARRYIGSVGMGGNGQFMRLAALDTLLGPDGSGPWSDSLTEDLDLGVRLIARGWTNQHCTSAAVSQQAVLDVRRLVRQRSRWFQGHLQSAGLVPLIVKEVPTRAAVDLLYHLSSPVLILLTSLLPVSFLVAVAGTAVGSIEAGRPLISPMWVLGPYVLSFTAAYVYGWVYSRREQGLGFVRAVLLSHVFIFYGYIWFAAGWWGLWRMITGKRTWLKTART, encoded by the coding sequence ATGACCGACGCACTCGCCACCGCCGCGCTCACCAACGGCGCGCCCACCACCGGCGCACTCGCGCCCGGCACGCTCACCACCGACGCGTCCACGACCGACGGCGCCCTCATCGGCGGCCTCCCGCTCGACGAGCTGCTGCTCTGGTCGAGCATCGCCATCATCGTGATGGCCGGCGTCTACAACACCTCCCTGTTCCTCATCTCCCGGCGGCGCTTCCGCCGTGCGCGCGGGCCCCGGGAACAGCGCTGCTACGTCTTCCTCCTCGCGTGCCTGAACGAGGAGAAGGTGCTGGCCGAGAGCCTGGCGCGGATCACCGCGCTGCCGGCCCGCAACACCCTGGCCCTGGTCATCGACGACGCCTCCGACGACCGCACGGCCGACATCGCCCGTGCGGCCTGCGCCGCCCACCCGGGCACCGTGCACCTGCTCCAGAGACACCTGCCGAACGCCCGCAAGGGCAAGGGCGCGGCCCTCAACGCCGGTATCGCGCACCTGCGTTCGTCGGGCCTGCTGGACGGCCGCGACCCCCGTGACGTCATCGTCTGCGTCGTGGACGCCGACGGCCGGCTCGACCCGCACGTGGTCCAGGCGGTCGACCCGTACTTCGACAACCCGCGCACCGGCGGCACCCAGATCGGTGTGCGGATGTACAACCGGCACAAGGGCCTGCTCGCCCGGCTCCAGGACATGGAGTTCGTCATCTACGGCGACATCTTCCAGAGCGCCCGCCGCTACATCGGCAGCGTCGGGATGGGCGGGAACGGGCAGTTCATGCGGCTGGCCGCGCTGGACACCCTGCTGGGCCCGGACGGTTCCGGCCCGTGGAGCGACTCGCTGACCGAGGACCTGGACCTCGGCGTCCGGCTGATCGCCCGCGGCTGGACCAACCAGCACTGCACCTCCGCCGCCGTCTCCCAGCAGGCCGTCCTCGACGTCCGGCGGCTGGTGCGGCAGCGGTCGCGCTGGTTCCAGGGCCACCTCCAGTCGGCCGGGCTCGTCCCGCTGATCGTCAAGGAGGTGCCCACCCGGGCCGCCGTGGACCTGCTCTACCACCTTTCCAGCCCGGTGCTGATCCTGCTGACCTCGCTGCTTCCGGTGTCCTTCCTGGTCGCCGTCGCCGGCACGGCCGTCGGCTCGATCGAGGCCGGACGGCCGCTGATCTCCCCCATGTGGGTGCTCGGCCCGTACGTCCTCTCCTTCACCGCGGCCTACGTGTACGGCTGGGTGTACTCGCGGCGGGAGCAGGGCCTCGGCTTCGTCCGGGCGGTCCTGCTCTCCCACGTCTTCATCTTCTACGGCTACATCTGGTTCGCCGCCGGGTGGTGGGGCCTGTGGCGGATGATCACGGGCAAGCGCACCTGGCTCAAGACGGCGCGCACGTGA